The following are from one region of the Odontesthes bonariensis isolate fOdoBon6 chromosome 12, fOdoBon6.hap1, whole genome shotgun sequence genome:
- the LOC142396234 gene encoding trace amine-associated receptor 13c-like produces the protein MEIQDKVELCFPQLLNDSCRSPTLHWSEAVLLNIVLSFISFITVVLNLLVIISVSHFRQLHTPTNILLLSLAVSDFLVGLLLMPGEIFRNTACWILGDIMCALYCYLVCHIVFASIGGIVLISVDRYVAICHPLHYSTRITLAGVKRCVCLCWLGAAFYSIIYVRDVLIQPSRSNSCIGECKFFISYITGTVDLVLTFIFPVTVIVVLYMRIFVVAVSQARAMRSHITVVVLHHKGRSSKKSELKAARTLGVLVVVYLLCFCPFYSYSLLYVNVISTTYASFLIFLFYFNSCLNPLIYALFYPWFRKAIKLTVTLQILRPGSCETNIL, from the exons ATGGAAATCCAGGACAAGGTTGAACTCTGCTTTCCGCAACTCCTCAACGACTCCTGCAGAAGTCCGACACTTCACTGGTCTGAGGCTGTGCTTCTGAACATCGTGCTGTCCTTCATCTCCTTCATAACAGTAGTTCTCAACCTGCTTGTGATCATCTCAGTCTCCCACTTCAG GCAGCTCCACACACCCACTaacatcctcctcctctctctggctGTCTCAGACTTTCTTGTGGGTCTCCTGTTAATGCCAGGTGAAATCTTTAGAAACACAGCCTGCTGGATTCTTGGGGATATTATGTGTGCCCTGTACTGTTATCTGGTTTGTCACATTGTTTTTGCGTCAATCGGAGGCATTGTTCTTATATCAGTTGACCGCTATGTGGCCATCTGTCACCCTCTGCATTACTCCACCAGAATCACTTTGGCAGGAGTCAAAcgctgtgtctgtctgtgttggcTTGGTGCTGCTTTTTACAGCATTATCTATGTAAGGGATGTACTGATTCAACCCAGCAGGAGTAATTCCTGCATTGGAGAATGTAAATTTTTCATCAGCTATATTACAGGAACTGTTGATCTCGTTTTGACCTTCATATTTCCAGTTACTGTCATTGTAGTTCTGTATATGAGAATATTTGTGGTGGCTGTGTCTCAGGCTCGTGCCATGCGCTCTCACATCACAGTTGTTGTTCTCCATCATAAAGGGAGATCATCAAAGAAATCTGAGCTGAAAGCAGCCAGGACACTTGGGGTTCTTGTAGTTGTGTATCTTTTATGTTTCTGCCCATTTTATAGTTATTCACTCCTTTATGTTAATGTGATCAGTACTACATATGCATCTTTTTTGatctttctgttttattttaactCCTGTCTAAACCCTTTGATCTATGCTCTTTTTTACCCCTGGTTCAGAAAAGCCATTAAACTCACTGTCACTCTGCAGATACTGCGGCCTGGCTCCTGTGAGACCAACATACTGTAG
- the LOC142396235 gene encoding trace amine-associated receptor 13c-like — protein sequence METRDGADLCFPQLLNSSCRKPTLHWSEAVLLNIVLFSISLVTVALNLLVIISISHFRKLHTPTNILLLSLAVSDFLVGLLLMPLEILRRTSCWLLGDIGCSMYVLLVTFIVSASTGNIILISIDRYVAICDPLHYPTRITETKIKCNVCLCWLWYAAFAIFYTKDDLIQPGRSNSCFGECTHVINYVVGAVDLVLNFIISVTVIIALYMRVFVVAVSQARAMRSHTTDVSFQHSLTLTPRKSELKAARTLGVLIVVYLACFCPFYCYSLVEYNVSSTSYAFFFFLSYCNSFLNPLIYALFYPWFRKALKLTITLQILLPGSCEANIL from the exons ATGGAGACCAGGGATGGAGCTGATCTCTGCTTTCCACAACTCCTTAACAGCTCGTGCAGGAAGCCAACACTTCACTGGTCTGAAGCTGTGCTCCTGAACATCGTGCTGTTCTCCATCTCCCTGGTCACTGTGGCTCTCAACCTGCTCGTCATCATTTCCATCTCCCACTTCAG GAAGCTCCACACACCGACTaacatcctcctcctctctctggctGTCTCAGACTTTCTAGTTGGTCTCCTATTAATGCCCTTAGAAATCTTAAGAAGAACTAGCTGTTGGTTACTTGGGGATATTGGTTGTTCTATGTACGTGCTTCTGGTCACTTTTATCGTCTCTGCTTCAACCGGTAACATTATTCTCATATCAATTGACCGATATGTTGCTATCTGTGACCCTCTGCATTATCCCACCAGAATCACTGAGACAAAGATTAAATGCAATGTGTGTCTCTGTTGGCTTTGGTATGCTGCCTTTGCCATATTCTATACAAAGGATGATCTAATTCAACCAGGTAGGAGTAATTCCTGTTTCGGAGAGTGTACACATGTCATTAACTATGTTGTAGGGGCTGTTGATCTTGTTTTGAACTTTATCATTTCAGTCACTGTCATCATAGCTCTGTATATGAGAGTATTTGTGGTGGCTGTGTCCCAGGCTCGTGCCATGCGCTCTCACACTACAGATGTCAGCTTCCAGCATTCACTGACTTTAACACCAAGGAAATCTGAGCTGAAAGCAGCCAGGACTCTTGGTGTTCTTATCGTTGTATATCTAGCGTGTTTCTGCCCATTTTATTGTTACTCTCTTGTTGAGTATAATGTGTCCAGTACTtcatatgcattttttttttttctgtcatattGCAACTCCTTTCTTAATCCTTTGATCTATGCCCTGTTTTACCCCTGGTTCAGAAAGGCCCTTAAACTCACCATCACTCTGCAGATACTGCTGCCTGGCTCCTGTGAGGCCAACATACTGTAG
- the LOC142396236 gene encoding trace amine-associated receptor 13c-like, with amino-acid sequence METRDGADLCFPQLLNSSCRKPTLHWSEAVLLNIVLFSISLVTVALNLLVIISISHFRKLHTPTNILLLSLAVSDFLVGLLLMPLEILRRTSCWLLGDIGCSMYVLLVTFIVSASTGNIILISIDRYVAICDPLHYPTRITETKVKCSVCLCWLWYAAFAIFYTKDDLIQPGRSNTCFGECTLVINYVIGTVDLILNFIIPVTVIIALYMRVFVVAVSQARAMRSHTTDVSFQHSLTLTPRKSELKAARTLGVLVVIYLICFCPFYCYSLVEVNLTSTSYASFFFFLFYCNSCFNPVIYALFYPWFRKALKLTITLQILQPGSCEANML; translated from the exons ATGGAGACCAGGGATGGAGCTGATCTCTGCTTTCCACAACTCCTTAACAGCTCGTGCAGGAAGCCAACACTTCACTGGTCTGAAGCTGTGCTCCTGAACATCGTGCTGTTCTCCATCTCCCTGGTCACTGTGGCTCTCAACCTGCTCGTCATCATTTCCATCTCCCACTTCAG GAAGCTCCACACACCGACTaacatcctcctcctctctctggctGTCTCAGACTTTCTAGTTGGTCTCCTATTAATGCCCTTAGAAATCTTAAGAAGAACTAGCTGTTGGTTACTTGGGGATATTGGTTGTTCTATGTACGTGCTTCTGGTCACTTTTATCGTCTCTGCTTCAACCGGTAACATTATTCTCATATCAATTGACCGATATGTTGCTATCTGTGACCCTCTGCATTATCCCACCAGAATCACTGAGACAAAGGTTAAATGCAGTGTGTGTCTCTGTTGGCTTTGGTATGCTGCCTTTGCCATATTCTATACAAAGGATGATCTAATTCAACCAGGTAGGAGTAATACCTGTTTTGGAGAGTGTACACTTGTCATTAACTATGTTATAGGAACTGTTGATCTCATTTTGAACTTTATAATTCCAGTCACTGTCATCATAGCTCTGTATATGAGAGTATTTGTGGTGGCTGTGTCCCAGGCTCGTGCCATGCGCTCTCACACTACAGATGTCAGCTTCCAGCATTCACTGACTTTAACACCAAGGAAATCTGAGCTGAAAGCAGCCAGGACTCTTGGTGTTCTTGTCGTTATCTATCTAATATGTTTCTGCCCATTTTATTGTTACTCGTTGGTTGAGGTTAATTTAACCAGTACTTCATacgcatctttttttttttttctgttttattgtaaCTCATGTTTCAATCCTGTGATCTATGCCCTGTTTTACCCCTGGTTCAGAAAGGCCCTTAAACTCACCATCACTCTGCAGATACTGCAGCCTGGCTCCTGTGAGGCCAACATGCTGTAG